TTGGCTCATTCAATCTGAGGTCTCACCTTCTTTGGCTGATTGGTCAATGCTCACGTCTGATTTCAAGTAGGGAAGAGTTCCtcacttcttcagttcttcacaCTTTTGTGGCCTAAAGCCTCTATAATAATGATAAGTTCCACACTGATTTTAAATTTATATGTTTTTCAAAAGAATTATATGCTTCTTCAAAAGCATTTTGTTACTTCATTATAAGAGCTTTAGTATTGTAAATTTATATGTCATGTAATACATGCCCTAACAATTTCATATTCTAGCTCATCAATGCCCCTCCCCACCACAATTAACCATTTTTTCACTCATCTCTTAATTGTTTGACGTTTAAACTCTTATCACTCACGCCGATCATCAATTATTCGCATTTTCTTAACTGATAACAAAGACAAAAATTTAGAATCGTAGTTCTACTCTAAATCATTTAGCCTACAAAGCCGATTCACTACAAAGTAAaaactgttcaagtaaatctctattttgtgtctcgtccaaactctagattacttgacttagtggtaatagggtttaattagaagaatctagagattcctattcaatgtatgattacatttccttgtatgattcagattctatgcattgtaatcctctatataaagaggcctctattatcaatgagaatacacagtgattttatctcaattctcgtttctctaaaacaagttatcagcacgagccctaaccctagccttaaaaatcaaaaccctaaaaaccaaaaaattCTTCACTGGATTAGCCTCGTCGGTGCTACCATTACCCCCGCAGCCCCCGCATTGCAACTCAATGCTAACCTTACCAGGTTAGCCTCGCTACCCCTGCAGCGCCCACAAGCCTTGCTTGCCTTCTGCCCCCGCAAACACTAGCTTTTTCCCACGCACGCTCGCCTGCCCTCTCAAACGCTCGCCTTCCCCGCGCACGCTCTCCTGCCCTCTTGAACGCTCGCCTTCCCCGCAGCAGCTCTGCAGCATCCTCGCACGGTCCCGTAGCAGCCCCGCACAGGCCCTTGTCGAGATCTACCGAGCCCTCGCAACTCCGCTACCCCGCGACCTAGCCACCTTGCGACCCCGCGACTCCTGGAACCTGCGGCCCCACAACTCCTCGACCGCGCTGCAATCCTATAAGTCTGCTTGCTtgcactaggactgaagctcatCTCCAAATCCTACGATAAGGACCAAATACGTACTGCAATCTtaagaggtatgttttactaaaagttccagtttttgaagtttttcattctttttctactttttttcggggacttgcaaactcccttcttctaccccccccccttcttcatcataggggagacctaactaagccgaactgtgggggttcgtgctcactccaagcttggagcttgttgagatctctaaacttagagtttgtagagaatttatgatcgaccacttgaATTTATGATCGATCTAATCTAATaactcttggaattgaatttcttggaagcaattacgctcagaaattcctaatttcttagaagagattacgctcagaaattttatatgttttcatggtagccttttacgctccgaaactaaccctaatttcttgttctctttcaagatgagtaaccttaACAAATTGGTTTTAGCTCCATtgagaacaactggctctggatatcacaggtgggttcgtgatgtccgccagcatcttaagtccgatggaatcctggatatgattttcgagcctagccaggacgtgctaactgttgagcaagctcaagctttggaagcaaatagagcagccttagaggcaaataaggcgaaagccatcatcctaacgACTCGTCATATGaatgattcactccagtacgagtgtatgaatgaagaagaccccagaaggctgtgggtctcactcaaagaaagatttggcaacgtccgtgactccttgcttcctgacctagaagtaagatggcatagcctcctcTTCTGTGATTttaagtcagttcttgactacaactcggaagcacttcgcattaaatgcttaatggaattctgtggtaaagagatcacagatgcgatgttgattgagaacactctctctaccttcctcgtctctacattgatggttgctaagaactatccaatcgatgttactgtaggacggatcacaaggtttcatgagctcattgaagctatgaatgtcgctgaaaagcatggcaacatccttgtgaagaactataattcgagatccgtggaaataaAGCATATTTCTAAattcaattatagtcgcgcccctaagagagggggccaagagcgaaaccctaattttagggatatttctggacattctggtccatatagtCGCTCTACTTgtgaaggtaaccgccaaaataggcgaacacggagcCGAAGAGGttaacgtggaaagagagagggaggcaacgcctctggccatgttggtgatgtcaccaacactaagagccatctaaatgacgctctcaaagcgcctcaatcaatggagtctgagcaaagagatgtatgttctcgatgtggagtatccggtcattgggcacacatttgtagagctcgtaaaGAAAttatcaccgcctacaaagcatattgtgaagcaagagaagctcactatgtggaacaagaaggtcaagaagatgatctagagtgacgAGTTGAAGACTACGAATCTGGCTagaatcaatagatcgccaattctgtttaagtctttatttttctaagagatgtaataggcaattgccatatgctttgtagtaaatgtcattggtttagtttttcttcacataggcacatccaaaatgagtatgatgtctaggaaggttttgagataagtggtacttaagcgagccttgctccaccgacatctctttactcacctggtcatatttattttggagttaccgaaagaagtcaaacgactacctttattttgcattagctaacatttggattagattctcctaatggttaagagacaatgatgtattccgttggcttatgaataaaatttcgagttcttttcattatgactccagtttgattctgagcatattactttgtgactacgatagCTGGATCattaatattaattcaaggacatggaatagcccaagttccccttgccaattggtaccttgattactgtcacagaaactctctactctcttagggaaaatcgcacctatgaatagtcaACGAATTCTATGccaaaacgcatgtagagaacggaaatgagttcctttgcaatacctttaatgattACGAATaaatgcgcatcttagagaagtttatgtatcTCTCTAGtgaactctatgtcactattcgagctattaaatccaataaagttatgagagaagatatcctggatttagacacatattggctttatcacgataggataggtcatcctagtcatgatatgatgattcgtctactaaagacttcacatggacatcctttctttcgagcgaagcgaagcgaagcatgaatcaaaagttgatttatGGACTAAGTGtaaccgacgctgctgcctctGGCATTGCCGCCGCCCACCACCAGCCTTTGGCTAgtgcagtccctatccatgactccatggatggcgtaatcatggtgatggcgccctaggtgatgctgcaatcaccaacttgcttcaaatagcgtttcagacgctcagacccaaccaaaattctcattgattgcttctaaagcctcttgctcattttacaaagctcattccttagggaaattaggactgagaccgtcctatgcaaaggatatgaaaatactcaatATGTTCTTACATAAAATCCGTGGGGATtatgtggactagttcaaccaacctgcgaacatttaaatatctcatgatgttggttgacacgcaaacatgctagtcacgtgttgtgcAATGTCCACTTGTAAttttgcttatactacactcctagcacatatcatatgacaacgggctcactccccgaatcatcctattcagttaattggatttgactatgctagagagtttacatcgaagacttttgatggttattgcaatgggactgatgttggacatcatattcccatgaacacacccaaatggttttgtggaaacgactacgatggtagtccggacattggtaatgctcacaaatctccttatatccgcttggggtgatgcaatatcgcatgcagctatgctaattcgtctatgacccactgccactcaatctatctctgcgttacagctagtgattgggtacaagtattttcatacttacgcatatttgagtgtgccatttatgtgacaattgcgccgccacaacgctctatgatgggtccttacaaatgaatgggcaactacgttggatttgatattccaacaatcgtccgccacttaatgcccttgttaggcgatctccttacagcTAGATTTGCCGGTtatcactttaatgagacaatcttctcagcgttagggggagataagaacacatatgttcagcaggaatggcaggaattgtcatggtttgtccccactatgtctcatcttaattcctgttaaagtgacgagatcacgcaaatatgctgcaaacatgcctgtaaGGAAGTACGTCCATACGAGAGGATgtagcaccaccctacacggaggtaggtatggcgccaacgccaaagaaagtggcacttcgatgttataggccatggccctagctaggatgcatgggaggcccgtgtgttcaaaggatactttggcacactccaatcctttgatcatcaacactcaaaatccgtctcatgagtatcttccaggttatggttatcgttggaggACGCCTCAacttcagaacctattcctgagaatatagagctctatgaaaattacactagtgtacataagacatgggatagaaactccatcataactgATGATGTCGTAGCTCATTTCGttacgcatgagtttgttgagttggatgatatcgaaccacgctccgttgatgaatgaatgtcaacatagagaaatctggcctaaatggaaagatgcgatccaggttaagttaaattatctaacgaagaggaaggtttttgagccagtgatgccaacacctcctaacataaaacctattgactaatgggtcttcgttaaaaagcgtgatgagaaaaagagatggtaatctcaccttatggcgcaaggcttctcataaaaacgccctagaatcgactacgatgagacatattctctcgtaatggatgtcattgcacttcaCTACTctatcagtttggtaatttCCGAATAACTaattatgcagcttacaaatgtagtcactacgtatctctatagggatctagataaggaatatacatgaaggttcatggtgaacttcatttacccaagtcaagtggctctagaccacggagcgagttttacaaagaggttgaaacgctcactaaagtgactacttgattgggtagagatatgcccacgcgtttctataacaagtttcggatactatcgctgttcatgttggacatgatcatcggaagcccttaaaaagttaagggaaacccctaaacacttgaaatctgagtttgagatgaaagattttgggagaacacgattatgtctcggtttggaacttgagtatcatgtcgatagatgcttaggcattttgacaaggtcaaatcTTCAAGCACcctcatgatcgtccgtagtctttatcctgaaaaggatcttcttcatccaaaggatgacgacgaagatttgctagaggcagaagtgccttacttaagtacaataggcgcattattgtacttagatcaatgcacaagaccagacatctcatttacagtgaacttgttagctaaggtatagttGTGCGCCAACGccacgccattggattggcgaaaaaatatatttttcagtacttgagatgtacgattgatatgggcatgctttatccctacagagagatgatggattcggacccatcacacaccaggaacgccgccaacactggcttgCTTCCACTATCCCCACCCAAAATGACAtgcgttttggaaggttttgctgatattaggTATCTTCTCTGACCCAtataaaggtcattcccaaactggttaagtgttcaccatgggaaaaggtcgtgatatcttggaggtctacagaacagaccttagtcgctatatcttcgaaccatgcagagattattgctcttcacgaagtggttcatgaatgtttatggattggatccataattacgcatgtttgaacaattgtggtttgaagtctaccacagatgagcatacgagcatttaggataatgctgtttgttttgaataaatgaagcaaggctacatcaaaagcgacaacaccaagcataatcagcaacaacagactctcctcaaggtcaaagtgaactaggttcgatctgaggacaatatggcagacttgctcactaagtcattgcctaaattccactttcgagaaacatgttggtagtattgtttgcggaagttattcgaactccaatgaccgtagtcattagggggagatgcagacatcagggggaggtgtctacatgtatggtctcgaaatgtgaatggtgtgttgtactatttttccccttcaaccgaggttatttttgtcccactgagtttttgttactcgacaaggtttttagcgaggcaacgagagaaacaccgtgtttgggcgacacaagggggagtgtttaagtaaatccctattttgtgtctggctcaaactctagagtacttgacctagtggtaatataaTTTAATTAGAAAACTCTAGAGAttcttattcaatgtatgattacatttccttgtatgattcagactctatgcattgtaatcctctatataaagagacccctattatcaatgagaatacacaacgattttctctcaattcccgtttctctaaaacaaaaacaattctttttttttcaagtatTTCTTGAagtttttaagaaataaaaagaaaaagaaaaattgatgaGGGGGTATAAACTTGCCAATTCTATATTACGTGTCTCAATATGATTGGACAACCTCATTAGAAAACGAACTAACCTAAACCTTAAAACATGTTCTGGAGAACACAGACTCTCTTCCCAAACTCTTCCAGCGCCCAAAAGCTTCCAGAGATCTCTGTATGATACCCCGGATTCTAAGCTCAGACACCAAACATTGAACAAAATGGTGAGCAAAATCTTATCTTTCCCATTGCCTCCTATGTGTGATTATGCTTCATTTCTTTCCCAAACCCAGTTTGATTCGATTTTGGTACTAGGGTTCACAAAATGTTCATTTAAGTTCTTGTTGAAATTTTCGATCTTGTTTGTTAAAATCATATAGGGTTAGTTCAGAAATGAAAAGAGCAAACAATACCCTTTGTTTGGTTGATTGGTATTTGGTAAAGTGGGATTTCTGCTAGATATGACTCATTTTGTTGTGCTGTTATTATATGCCCTGAATTTACAATATGGAGTTGTTTTGATTTGAGAGTTTCGTTGGGTTTGTGAACTATTGGAAATGTATTTGGGAGGTTCATCTTTATTGGGTTGTAGAACAGAAGTTCAATCATAAAAGCAAAATGATTGAAGCACTTCATAAGGTTGTCTTATCGATTAGGACAGTTTGGATTGAATCTCAGATAAAATGTCCAGGCTTTCAGATGCAATCTTTCGAATGGTCTGATAACGAGCAGATGCTCATATTCTAGGAAAGAGTATACTCCGGTATTATGTTTGGAGTCGGCTTTTTATGCATTTGAGTCAAATTATCCGTCTTCATTACTCTTTAAAACTCTTGTATGGTTAGTGCCTTCTTTAGGGCTTGTGGTGGTGTCTTTCTGTACTGTACAATCTCCATTTTATAATGTTTTTCGTAAACTTGTGACAACGCCTCTTTGTAATGACATGGGGGAATGGTCCAACGGGCAAATTGGAGTGTGCCTGTGTTGGGACGAGTTCATGtggaatttaaaaaaaagtaaactgattttgagttaaaaatGATCTTTGAATTCATATTGCAATTGGGTAGAGTTAATTAACTCTTAGATGTTCAGGCTACACCATTTCTTGCTGGTCTTGCAGTAGCAGCCACTGCTCTTGCTGGTAGATATGGTATCCAGGCGTGGCAAGCATTCAAGGCACGACCACCTAAAATGCGTAAATTTTTTGAAGGTGGTTTTCAGCCGACTATGACTAGAAGGGAAGCAGCTCAGATTCTTGGTCTCAGGTAAGCAGGATATTTTAGATGAGTGCAGATTGGAAAACATTTAACATAGAAGCTAATCCTAGCATAGTTGCTTTTTATCTTAAGGGGACAGATAGATATATAATCTCAAAAACTTTTGAAATTGAATAATCTTCTGTAGTCAATCATATGAATCTGTTAGTTTCAAATGTGTTTGTAGACATGCATTCTAATTTTAAGGATTTGTTAAAATAATCAGCCTCTAAATCACAAGAAATTGATGAATACTTCTTTTTGGTGATAGATGCTTTTCTGTTTATTCTTTGGTAACTGTTTTCTGCTATCTAGAACTCCACACTCTTCAATGCATTTTTGTGGCTTTGACCAAAATGAAACAGAGATAttttctcaagtcaattatccTAATTATTTATTGTTCTAGGAGATTTACAGTCATAAGAATTTCAAGCTCTGAAATAGTGAAGATAGAAAAGGTTGGGGAGAGAGACTGACAGTTGAAATTTGAAACTTAAAGATTTTTAGTTACACCCCCTATTGCATAACAAACACCGGAAAAGACACAAATAAATGCCAAAAAATAGAATAAAACTCATTATCAGTAATAGTGAAGCCTTGCCTgttaatttcttgttctttgtATGAATATCAGTGTAATGGATTTGTATGGTTTAACAGGGAGAGTGCGCCCCCAGACAAGGTCAAGGAAGCACATCGAAGAGTGATGGTTGCAAATCATCCTGATGCAGGTGGTAGTCATTACCTTGCTTCTAAAATCAACGAGGCTAAAGATGTGATGCTTAGGAAAACAAAGGGTGGTGGATCAGCATTTTGATCCATTTTGACAATCCCTCAGATATCGAGTAGGTGTGCTCAACAGTAGAATAATACCCCCCTTCATTAATGTTCACATAAAGCAAGCAATGGTCGCCCATAAGTTACAGATTGTTAGAAATAGTGTTCCACCAGTCAATGTGCTGTAGGTTCAGATTTTGTTAAAAACCAGATAGGGCATTTTTATGTTGAATTGTAGGGCATTTTTATGTTGAATTGTATAATATTGGAAGCCCAAAAGGTTGAAAGAAGGCTGTTTGTGTTATGACATTTTTGTACTTACAATTCCATTTGAAAAACATTTTGATACATATCATCTCCAAATTTCATATGAAGGACACATTGTCAATTTTCCATATATTTCATCTCCCAAATTGACTGCACAAAAAAGATCGGAAGGTACTATGTCAGGGAGTAATGGCTCTAACATTTCTCATGCATTAACATTAGAAACTGTTACAGATACCATTTTGGGCTTGTATTACCTGATTGATTGCATCCCCTCCATTTGCACATACCTTTTACGCTTCCTTATACagttaaattttgaattttactGATTACATGGAGCTATCTCGAGTTTCAAAACAAAGATGCTATTTCTTTTATCCATATATCCCGAGGAACTTTCGCAATCAGAGAAAGCAAATGCAGTGAGCAGAAGGGATTATCAAGCCAAAGCATTTGATACAAGCAACTGATGTAGTTGTAACAGTAGTAGACTCCCTGGGCAGCACAGTTTCTCCCTGGACCTGTACAGTTTTCAAACTTTGCAAAAGCCATCTGCATGAGCTTTTCAATCAATGGGAGAGTGTGTTGTCTTTCATTGCAGTCCCTCCTATATTCCGAGCTTCTGGCAATGAGTCTAACAACAAGAAGTTGAACATCATATAAAGTTTATTAACATATTAAAACTTGAAATTTATTTGGAAATATAAGTGAAAGAGAAGCAAAAACAACTCTTAGATAGATGAGGTAGAAATCTAGAAATGCTATTGTAGAAAATAAGTGGTAAAGGTTCTCATTTGAGATGAATATGAAAAAGCTAAGTATCAGCCTTAGAGTTAGTAAATTAC
This portion of the Rosa chinensis cultivar Old Blush chromosome 1, RchiOBHm-V2, whole genome shotgun sequence genome encodes:
- the LOC112173955 gene encoding mitochondrial import inner membrane translocase subunit TIM14-1 encodes the protein MATPFLAGLAVAATALAGRYGIQAWQAFKARPPKMRKFFEGGFQPTMTRREAAQILGLRESAPPDKVKEAHRRVMVANHPDAGGSHYLASKINEAKDVMLRKTKGGGSAF